A single genomic interval of Pelagerythrobacter marensis harbors:
- a CDS encoding ATP-binding cassette domain-containing protein yields the protein MDTIVARAEGLTKRFPGAQAPALDGISLTVETGGVTGLVGPDGAGKTTLIRILAGLMAPDGGTVEVLGGKPGSDLENLGYMPQRFGLYEDLSVIQNLDLYADMRALEKGARAATFERLLDFTDLARFRQRLAGNLSGGMKQKLGLACALVKTPRLLLLDEPGVGVDPISRRELWSMVQQLTGEGIGVLWSTAYLDEAEMCDTVYLLNEGALIFDGDPADLTASVGDRVVRLTGFAERRRKVLTGMLDRDCVIDGTIQGRSVRLLLDAPGALDAERGFETAPATPRFEDGFIERLGGGPKGTSPLAEAYRTIPADCGPAIEARALTKRFGDFTAAHEVSFEVPYGTIFGLLGPNGAGKSTTFKMLCGLLTPTAGDGAVAGHDLRTAGGRARAALGYMAQKFSLYAELSVAQNLDFFAGAYGLGGARARAAIERVVDVFELGDRMKADAGTLPLGFKQRLALAAAVMHEPPVLFLDEPTSGVDPVTRREFWMHINGLVEKGVAVLVTTHFMEEAEYCDAITLIYRSEQIASGTPDELKAQAAAAGELEDPTMEDTFIAMIEASDVARDAAADRAA from the coding sequence GTGGATACGATCGTCGCCCGCGCGGAAGGTCTGACGAAGCGTTTCCCGGGTGCACAGGCGCCCGCGCTGGACGGCATCTCGCTGACCGTCGAGACCGGCGGCGTCACCGGTCTGGTCGGGCCCGACGGTGCGGGCAAGACGACCCTGATCCGCATTCTCGCCGGCCTGATGGCTCCGGACGGGGGCACGGTGGAGGTCCTGGGCGGGAAGCCGGGGAGCGACCTCGAGAATCTCGGCTATATGCCGCAACGCTTCGGCCTCTACGAAGATCTCTCGGTCATCCAGAACCTCGATCTCTACGCCGACATGCGCGCGCTGGAGAAGGGCGCGCGCGCCGCGACTTTCGAGCGGCTGCTCGACTTTACCGATCTCGCCCGGTTCCGGCAGCGACTGGCAGGCAATCTGTCGGGCGGCATGAAGCAGAAGCTCGGACTCGCCTGCGCGCTGGTGAAGACACCGCGTCTGCTGCTCCTCGACGAACCGGGGGTGGGCGTCGATCCGATCTCGCGCCGCGAGCTGTGGTCCATGGTTCAGCAACTGACCGGCGAGGGTATCGGCGTGTTGTGGTCGACCGCCTATCTCGACGAGGCGGAGATGTGCGATACGGTCTACCTGCTGAACGAAGGCGCGCTGATATTCGACGGCGATCCCGCCGATCTGACGGCATCGGTCGGCGACCGGGTGGTCCGCCTCACCGGATTCGCGGAGCGCCGGCGCAAGGTGTTGACCGGCATGTTGGACCGCGATTGCGTGATCGACGGGACGATTCAGGGCCGGTCGGTACGGCTGTTGCTCGACGCACCCGGCGCGCTCGACGCGGAGCGGGGTTTCGAAACGGCGCCGGCGACGCCCCGGTTCGAGGACGGGTTTATCGAGCGGCTGGGAGGCGGCCCGAAGGGGACCAGTCCGCTTGCCGAGGCCTATCGCACGATTCCGGCCGACTGCGGCCCCGCGATCGAGGCCCGGGCGCTGACCAAGCGGTTCGGCGACTTCACCGCCGCGCACGAAGTCTCGTTCGAAGTGCCCTATGGCACGATCTTCGGGCTGCTCGGCCCCAACGGTGCCGGGAAGTCGACGACCTTCAAGATGCTTTGCGGGCTGCTGACCCCCACTGCCGGCGACGGCGCCGTGGCGGGTCACGACCTGCGCACCGCCGGCGGCCGGGCGCGCGCGGCGCTGGGGTATATGGCGCAGAAGTTCTCCCTCTACGCAGAGCTGAGCGTGGCCCAGAATCTCGACTTCTTCGCCGGCGCTTACGGGCTTGGCGGAGCAAGGGCGCGGGCCGCGATCGAGCGGGTGGTCGACGTCTTCGAACTCGGCGACCGGATGAAAGCCGACGCCGGGACCCTGCCGCTCGGTTTCAAGCAGCGCCTGGCACTGGCCGCGGCTGTGATGCACGAACCGCCGGTCCTGTTCCTCGACGAACCGACGAGCGGTGTCGACCCGGTCACGCGGCGGGAATTCTGGATGCATATCAACGGCCTGGTGGAAAAGGGCGTGGCCGTTCTGGTCACCACCCATTTCATGGAAGAGGCCGAATACTGCGACGCGATCACGTTGATCTATCGCTCGGAGCAGATCGCCAGCGGCACGCCCGACGAACTCAAGGCCCAGGCCGCCGCCGCCGGCGAGCTGGAAGATCCGACGATGGAGGACACGTTCATTGCCATGATCGAGGCGAGCGACGTCGCCCGCGACGCCGCCGCAGATCGCGCGGCATGA
- a CDS encoding HlyD family efflux transporter periplasmic adaptor subunit, producing MNRRRAIGIAALVALAIAAVATSGFGLVGGGDAAALKLYGNVDIREVDMAFEVGGRVERVAVEEGDRVEQGSLLAQIDASQNRDRLRQADARLAQARADLARLVNGNRPQDIRQAEARAAAARAALENARNDYRRRQALVEEGAISHALWDRTVADLRRAEAQAAEASQALALQRAGARDEDIAAARARVEAAEAERSSIDTDLGDTRLVAPVDGTVVTRAIEPGSLVQPGATAFTIAIDRPLRVRAYVAETDLSRIAPGMGVEIRADGNPKVYRGTIGHISPRAEFTPKSVETEDLRTDLVYRIRITVAAPDNALRQGQPVTVTVPDARPAATD from the coding sequence ATGAACCGTCGTCGCGCCATCGGGATCGCTGCACTGGTCGCGTTGGCGATCGCCGCCGTCGCCACATCCGGCTTCGGCCTGGTGGGCGGCGGCGATGCCGCCGCGCTCAAGCTTTACGGCAATGTCGATATTCGCGAGGTCGATATGGCTTTCGAAGTCGGCGGGCGCGTCGAACGGGTCGCGGTCGAGGAGGGCGACCGGGTCGAACAGGGCAGCCTCCTGGCGCAGATCGACGCTTCGCAGAACCGCGACCGCCTGCGCCAGGCCGACGCGCGTCTGGCGCAGGCACGCGCGGATCTGGCGAGGCTGGTCAACGGCAATCGTCCGCAGGATATTCGCCAGGCCGAAGCGCGCGCCGCCGCCGCCCGGGCGGCGCTCGAAAACGCCCGCAACGATTATCGAAGGCGCCAGGCCCTGGTCGAAGAAGGTGCCATCAGCCACGCCCTGTGGGACCGGACGGTTGCCGATCTCCGGCGCGCGGAGGCGCAAGCGGCCGAGGCAAGCCAGGCTCTCGCGCTGCAACGCGCGGGGGCGCGCGACGAGGATATCGCCGCGGCGCGCGCGCGGGTGGAGGCGGCGGAAGCCGAGCGGTCGAGCATCGACACCGATCTTGGCGATACGCGGCTGGTCGCACCGGTCGACGGGACCGTCGTGACCCGCGCGATCGAACCGGGCAGCCTCGTGCAGCCGGGGGCGACGGCGTTCACCATCGCGATCGATCGCCCGCTGCGGGTTCGTGCCTATGTCGCCGAAACCGACTTGTCGCGGATTGCCCCGGGGATGGGGGTGGAAATCCGGGCGGACGGCAACCCGAAGGTCTATCGCGGCACGATCGGCCATATTTCGCCGCGCGCCGAGTTCACGCCGAAATCGGTGGAAACCGAAGATCTGCGAACCGATCTCGTCTATCGCATCCGCATAACGGTCGCCGCGCCCGACAACGCTCTGCGTCAGGGGCAGCCGGTAACCGTCACTGTGCCGGATGCGCGGCCCGCGGCAACGGATTAG
- a CDS encoding CerR family C-terminal domain-containing protein, with protein MKDKLLDVAIDHFGRMGFEGAATRAIASEADTAMSSITYHFGGKEGLYLACADRIAAQVRDRLGPLLEEVGAVQDGDREAARNGLLVLLGGFARVMLDPASERWARFVAREQQAPSEAFERLYRNVMKPVSDTVIALITVARPDLNAQEVRATAVTLWGQAIALRAARASASRIMQVPDLKAAASALLIERVLENARCILSSKPENAG; from the coding sequence ATGAAAGACAAGCTGCTCGACGTTGCGATCGATCACTTCGGAAGGATGGGCTTCGAAGGCGCGGCCACGCGCGCGATCGCGAGCGAGGCGGATACGGCGATGTCCTCCATCACCTATCATTTCGGCGGCAAGGAGGGGCTCTATCTGGCCTGTGCCGATCGCATTGCCGCGCAAGTGCGCGACAGGCTCGGTCCGTTGCTCGAAGAAGTCGGCGCCGTGCAGGATGGCGATCGGGAGGCGGCGCGCAACGGCCTGCTCGTGCTGCTCGGCGGGTTCGCCCGCGTCATGCTGGACCCTGCATCGGAACGGTGGGCGCGGTTCGTCGCGCGCGAGCAGCAGGCCCCGAGCGAAGCGTTCGAACGGCTCTATCGAAATGTGATGAAGCCGGTGAGCGACACCGTGATCGCGCTCATCACCGTCGCGCGGCCCGATCTGAACGCGCAGGAGGTTCGCGCGACAGCCGTGACCTTGTGGGGCCAGGCGATTGCGTTGCGCGCGGCGCGCGCTTCGGCGAGCCGGATCATGCAGGTGCCCGATCTCAAGGCCGCGGCCTCTGCGCTGCTGATCGAGCGTGTGCTGGAGAACGCGCGCTGTATCCTTTCCTCGAAGCCGGAGAATGCAGGATGA
- a CDS encoding DUF2938 domain-containing protein has protein sequence MAEILWMLTVGVVATIAMDLWSFLQKRFLGIGSLDYALVGRWLLHMPSGKFAHDNIFTAPACSREREVGWLAHYAIGVLFAALLLLVAGPVWARDPSLPAAIATGIATVAAPFFVLQPAFGMGIAASKTPRPMAARLRSLAVHGVFGLGLYAGALLAKDLL, from the coding sequence ATGGCCGAGATCCTTTGGATGCTGACAGTAGGTGTCGTTGCCACGATCGCGATGGATCTCTGGAGCTTTCTGCAGAAGCGGTTTCTGGGCATCGGATCGCTGGATTATGCCCTGGTCGGCAGATGGCTGCTGCACATGCCGAGCGGCAAGTTCGCGCACGACAACATCTTCACTGCCCCGGCTTGCAGCCGCGAGCGGGAAGTGGGCTGGCTCGCACACTATGCGATCGGCGTGCTGTTCGCCGCCTTGCTGCTGCTCGTGGCCGGCCCGGTATGGGCCCGCGACCCATCGCTTCCCGCGGCGATCGCGACCGGCATCGCCACCGTCGCTGCGCCCTTTTTCGTGCTCCAGCCTGCATTCGGGATGGGCATCGCAGCATCGAAAACGCCCCGGCCGATGGCGGCGCGCCTGAGGAGTCTTGCAGTCCACGGTGTTTTCGGCCTCGGCCTCTATGCAGGCGCCCTTCTGGCGAAGGATCTTCTTTAG
- a CDS encoding helix-turn-helix domain-containing protein — protein sequence MKPPDIAEVAKRSGVPASTLRYYEEKGLIESIGRRGARRVFGHGVFQQLALIALGQAGGFSLDEISGMFAQDGRPRIERAKIEARAIELEQTIRRLRATRDALLHVAACPAPSHLECPTFARMLKVAASGRLKGGKRQSSRAGAVRKKRDSGMRPAR from the coding sequence ATGAAACCGCCCGATATCGCCGAAGTGGCAAAGCGTTCGGGCGTGCCCGCTTCCACGCTCCGTTACTACGAGGAAAAGGGGCTGATCGAATCGATCGGGCGCAGGGGTGCGCGACGGGTTTTCGGGCATGGGGTATTCCAGCAGCTCGCGCTCATCGCGCTGGGACAGGCAGGCGGCTTCTCGCTCGATGAAATATCCGGGATGTTTGCGCAGGACGGTCGCCCGCGGATAGAACGCGCGAAGATCGAAGCCAGGGCAATCGAACTCGAACAGACCATTCGCAGGCTTCGCGCGACGCGGGATGCCTTGCTTCACGTGGCGGCATGTCCGGCACCGAGCCACCTGGAATGCCCCACATTCGCCAGAATGCTGAAGGTCGCGGCCAGCGGTCGACTGAAGGGCGGAAAGCGGCAATCTTCGAGGGCCGGTGCGGTTCGGAAAAAGCGCGATTCCGGGATGAGGCCGGCCCGGTGA